The Helianthus annuus cultivar XRQ/B chromosome 11, HanXRQr2.0-SUNRISE, whole genome shotgun sequence region AATAATGAAGCTGGACCCTCGAATGCGAGAGCTCCATCCACCACGGAGAGTGACGATCCCCAGCAGAAccggaggaacctctttgagccagcTCGACGGTCGGTCTCACACAGTTCAACACCTCCTAACCCTTATGGGCCACGATCGGATTACGAGGCCAGCAACCCTCAACCTTCATACATACCATTACAGCGATCCTTATCGCACAACTCCTTCGGTGACCCTACACCAGTTTTTAGGGGCCGGTTTAACCCGGCAAACTTCCTACAAGAACCAGGAAATTTTAACCCATTAAGTCCAGAAGATCATTTCTCTGGAGATCATGCGGacgacatggacgaggatacggaccctgTCGAGCCTGCCAGTGgcacaccaaaccacccgatagagatctcTGACGGATCTTCCTTTCACGGATCGCCCTATGTTGGTCCTGATAGCTTTCAAGCCATGTTTACCAGGCACGAATGGTACTATACGCCTCCTCGCCATTCGccgcctcagcagcagcaacagcagcaacaagaTTCCCCTAAGGATCCAAGgttcgtggcagtcacgccaccacctcctccgccaccagttcaaccggCACCCCCGCAaccaccaaggcgtaggagaaccgGAGCGCGCATGTCTGTGCGAACAGGAGACTTTCATTTTAGTTCTCCACGCCAATCAAGTgccagccactacccgccacatCAAGAAGATCCACAAATGGGTGGGCCTTCGCAACCAGTTGCACCGCAACCCCCGCctatgggttttgataacccaattccgGCATACACGAGTTCCATGGCGTATAACCCGTTCGAACCGCCAGTGCACAACAACTACAACTATGCCGAAGCAGACCCGTACATGGTAACGGCTAACTATAACACTCAAGGACCCTATGGAGATCCATGGGGAGTAGGATACCCAACTCGTGGGTACCCGATACCTCCCAGACCTATTGTTCGGGCACAATCGCAACCACCAAGGTTCTCCCCACCAGAGCATGAAGAAATTCTGCAAAGATTGGACTATGTAGAGCGAGAATTTCACAGGGAGCGAAGGGAGCGAGAAACGTTCTTCCAGGGACTGACAAGCTTGATCAAAGGGAAGAGCAAGAAGGACCGCTGACTCCTTCCAACTGTTGttaagcccctgcgtgggcatatcTTATTGTataagcccctgcgtgggcatatcTTATTGTataaacccctgcgtgggtatgtatgtaggtatgtatgtttaatttgacccctgcgtgggtctATCTTTCTGTCAACCCCTGCGAGGGTATTTTATTGtgtaagtccctgcgtggactatTATGTTATTaggcccctgcgtgggcatgtgtTGCTAttaaacccctgcgtgggtatgtgtGTTATtgagcccctgcgtgggcaagtATTTGTttaaacccctgcgtgggtaaATGTTGTTtgaaaagacccgtttagggcagcgtgtaaccTATGTATAATTAATGGAACGTTTgtgttataaaaaaaaattttcatgTTTGCCTTATGTGCATAATTAATTTATATTCATTCCTTTTGAAAATAATCTGCctatttaaatattaattaagaatCTTAAGTGTGAAACCTAGCCCTCGAGTCAATTGaaagaccgggccaagatggtatgacccgtttaaaagattcaaatccctgttaacatcttaaaacatgttaacactcctggcagaagtgattcgttaaaatcataTGTCATTCTTATATATATAAGGATTCTTTAGAAGATTCCAAACCCAATTATATGATCTCTGAATCATGGGTTGAGAGCATCAATTAAGATGGTCATAATTCACCATACGTGGTAATATGATGCCTACGAGCCCAGCTCACTTCCATATGAGCCATAAGGCAGAGGTAGCTATGACTCCCTGTCTGATGAGGGTAAAGAACTTGGTTCAAACCTTAAAAgtcttgattctctgaaatcatagctcaaaattcaaattgtccatgtgactaagCCTTATGTGCTAATATATATTGTTATTGTTTACAATTAGGATAAATTTTAATTGAAATCCTAAATTAATACgattaataagttaaccaaatatggtctctgatTACCATGGTTAACGAGTTACCCTAAGGGGTAATTCCTTAAAAACTCCCAAATAAAACATTGTCCTTGTTTTCTGCAACAGCTCAATCCAAATGGCTGACTCAAATGAAATAAATAGCCATCCAGTGGAGCAAAATGGGAACGGCCAGATTACGTTAACGGGTGCTGAATTAAAAGCGATCATAGACGGCGCTGTTACACAGGCTTTGGAAAGGCAATATGAGGAATACAGTGGTACTCGAAGTAGGACCCACTCTGCACCACATTCAAAGCCCAAGAcacattctgaggctcatagcaagccTCCTCCCAAAAAGAATGGACCCAAGAAAGATGGTGATGACCGTCAGTCCACCAACCATCAAAGTGACCCATCTCAACAATTAGTACTGCATCAAGAACCCCGTAACAAGGGTTGCACCTataagtacttcgtgtcttgcaagcccagggattttactggggaaaagggggccgtcgactgtatgacttggctggacgagatggacacggtggtagatatcagcgggtgcgctgaaagggatgtagttaagtttgtgtcacaatcctTCAAGGGTGAagcgttagcatggtggagatctctgATTGAGGCCACCGGAAAAATCCCATTGTATAATATGTCGTGGGATCAATTTGTCGCCCTAATCAAggataactactgccctcaacatgaggtggagaagatagaatctgactttctatcgttggtgatgacgaacctagactgtcaagcttacctgaCAAGCTTCAATACGCTGTCCCGGTTGGCTCCTtacctggtaaccccggaaccaaaaaGAATCGCTCGCTTTATCGGAGGTTTAGCCCCGGAAATCAAGGCAAGCGTAAAAGCTTCTCGGCCAGCTACCTTCAGGTCTGTAGCTGACATTTCCttatccctcactctggatgcggtcaggcagagatcgctgaggaataaGGAGGCCGAGAAAAGGAAGCGTGAAGACGATGGTTCGCGGAAGTCGaacaagaagcaccgtgggagCGGTGAcaacaagaaagggtcggagTCGAGGAAGGATGGGCATAATTCTGGTGAAAAGCCCAAGTGTAAAATTTGCAAGAAGCAGAACTATGGAAAGTGCAGACTGGAGTCAAACTCTCAGACTCAGTCAAAACCCTTTgcttgtggaatttgcaagtccacGGATCACAAAACcctggattgcaaaaagataaaagaCGCAACGTGCTAccgttgcaatgaaaaggggcacatcaagaccaactgcccaaagtacAACAAGAAGCCTGAGGAGGTtaagaagactaatgctagagtcttcaaaatggacgcgaAAGAGGCTGTGCAAGACGATAATGTCATAATAGGTACATTCcttgtaaatgatatctttgcaagagtactttttgattcaggagcagataagtctttcgtagatcataaattttgtgAATTGCTGAAATTACCTGTCAAAGCCTTAAAAGtaaattatgaggtagagttagcagatggaaCCATAGAACCCGTCTCAactatgttagatggatgtgttatatccattaagaaccattcttttcctctgtCTCTACTTCCGTTtaaat contains the following coding sequences:
- the LOC118484031 gene encoding extensin-like, translated to MPPRFFRRRGRGKGPITAPNNNEAGPSNARAPSTTESDDPQQNRRNLFEPARRSVSHSSTPPNPYGPRSDYEASNPQPSYIPLQRSLSHNSFGDPTPVFRGRFNPANFLQEPGNFNPLSPEDHFSGDHADDMDEDTDPVEPASGTPNHPIEISDGSSFHGSPYVGPDSFQAMFTRHEWYYTPPRHSPPQQQQQQQQDSPKDPRFVAVTPPPPPPPVQPAPPQPPRRRRTGARMSVRTGDFHFSSPRQSSASHYPPHQEDPQMGGPSQPVAPQPPPMGFDNPIPAYTSSMAYNPFEPPVHNNYNYAEADPYMVTANYNTQGPYGDPWGVGYPTRGYPIPPRPIVRAQSQPPRFSPPEHEEILQRLDYVEREFHRERRERETFFQGLTSLIKGKSKKDR